aaaagaggagtgggacagggagagagagagaatttaaaataggCACCTTCCTAGAGGCAGAAGGTAGCACAGAGGTTTCCTGGGCTGAGAGGAGGAGCAATGGGGAGTTATTGTATAAAGGCTGCAGGGTTCCCggctgggatgatgaaaaagttgaGGAAACGTACAGAGATGATGGCTGTACAACATTGTAAATGCACCTAACACCACTGAATTATactatttaaaatggttaaaatggtaaatttcacaTTACAGTTCTTTCACCACAATTTAAAGTATATTCAACTATGGATCACAGCCCTTGATTTCTCACTTGGCGTTCCTCACCCATTCGCTGCCATCAAAGCCCAAACTTCTTCTCAAGACCTGCTTCCTCCCAACAGCATCACAGCCAATCTGTGCGCTTACCACACGTGGGTAACAACGATCATACCTAGGTCACTTTGCGTCCTGGAGACCCATCCACAAACCCATATCCATCTGGAGGTCACCCATGTGGTGACTCCGACAAGAAGGCCCATGGCAAGACTAATGCAACCAGTGTTTCTGGAGATCCCGGCACCAAACACACCAATGCAGAGTCCCAGTGTGACCCTTCGATTCCTCACCatgatggcaggggtggggatgggtcgTGATAGATATTGACTACTGTATCCTCCACCTCTGCAGACAACCGTATGTACACACCAGGGAGACCTTTGGGCACTGCTAAGCCAAGCTTGCTCCACCAGGCCCAGGAACAAAGAGATTTCAGCCCATGTGTGGCTATTTGGTGAACTCAGCAATCGCACGTTACACTGAACAGTGGGCGTCCTTAATGCAAACTCATATAATTAGGAGCTAAATCTTTGTACCTTTACAGGACAAAGGCTGTAATAAGCAGGATGTACCACTTGTGACTTCTGAGGAAAGGagagcttttcatttttccttaaaagaatcTGTTTCCCAAGAGGCAAAGAGAATCTGTGAACAACAGGATTTTGAGACAgatgcagggaggagggggcagaatACAAGCTTTGGGTGGGTATGGTCAGAATCTGCCATCCAGGCCTGAAAGGTACCAATCGGTGACACACCATGACCTTTACTCAACTTATTTAAAGGTTTTCACAACCTCATCTTCCTCTGTGGAAACCTTTTCACAGCCAGTGATCTGACAATGGAGTCCCATGAGCTCTTAAAGGTCTCAAGAGTTTGTAAAGAAAACCAATTTCGAGAGATACGTTCCATTGCCAACACACATGGACGTTTAGCACCAATAAGCTGCCACTTGTAAGATTTCCACTTGACATCGTTCCCTCGTGCATCCTGGAGACACATGGCAGGGATCACACTAAGATATTTAGAAGCAAACATCTTTAGAATAAGGTTTCGTTCCTGAAGTGATTAATTAGCAGGAACACTATGCTGGAAAACTGTCCTTGAATATCttaacctccatgctcttttttCTAAGGCACAGATTCTCCTCTGGCTGGATGGTCAGGAAATCCCTGGGTCCAGAAACCCAGGGACTGATCCACAAAACGTTTCCAAGTAGGTTTTAACTGCCTTCCGGGGTGATATCCTTGTTTAGGGGGGAGACCATTCTTGGGAGTCTGACTGGCCTTTCCTCCATTCGTTCTGGATGAGCAATGCTCCCACGGCCTAGTGATGGCTGAACTCCTTCAACACTTCCCACCAACCTTTTCTGCCCCCTCATGCCTTCCTCCTACCCCAATTTCAGCCAGCCATGTTTACAAGACACCAGTGAGTAAATCGCAATTCAAATGAACCCATCCATTTGTTCAACAGAAAGTGGCCTCTGGAGTTGCTTCCACGTGAAGCCCAGAGGCCAGAGTTACATACGGCAGGCCTGCAAACGCAACCAGGATATGATTTATTTATGATGACCATGTGTGTTTGACGCCCAGTTCCAGCAGGCTGTGGCTTCCCTCCCGTGCCTCTGTCTGGGATGACCTATCTCCACACTGTGTCCCCTTTCGGGGGCTGTATTTCCAGGCTGGGGAAACAGAGATGTGCAAACCGGCTGGGGGCTGCATGCACATACACCCCGAGCCCTGCCTGCTGCACAGCCATCTGTGACCAAACGCGAAGTGGGCCGAACGTAACTTGCTGCGAAGGTCTGCCATGTACAATGGTTTTCAGTGGAGAGTGGAGAAGTAGCTGCTGGAATGACCGACCATGTGGGGCTCATTAAGCTGTTGTGTATTCGCCCACAAGGAAGGCTGGGATGCTGGTGAAGAGAGCCCCGCACCTCATTTCAGAGATttcaaacccccccccccccccgcccacccaccATTTGGCAATGATGCTCCAAAGGTGAATGGCAGATACGCATCAGAGGGTCCAAACGGGGGACTCCAGCTTAAGTGCTGTAAACTTCTGCCTTCCACAgtcaccccccttccccccaccccagttgtATTTATACTTTGAAAGAAGTTAACATGAAGCAGTAGTCACCTGGGCGTGCTCGATTTTTGACAAGCCTTAGTCACTCTGTACCCAGCAGAACAATTCACATTATAGTCGAAATCCTGTGAAGATTCTACCACACATGCTAACACTAAAATGCCAGTAGCTCCACTTACCTTCTTTATTAAGCCTCATAACCTCCCTGTTTTTTCCACCCTCTTTTCCAGCCTCTTCTAAATCTACATCtgcagatgaaaaagaaaaggagaaaagaaaatgagggggaaaaaaagatcaaaaagggGGGGAAAGCCAAAGtcaaggggggggggagggagagtgtTTATTTGCAAACAGATCGATATAAATACTGAAcatgaaaatctttcaaaaattgaCAATGCCACATTTTCTCCCAAGTCCGGATTGCCATCTACCTGGCCCAGATAGGTACCAAAAAAACTATGCAAGCAGCAACAGAGTAGCCTTTTAAACAGATACACCGTGGGGCTGTGAAAGCCCACCCCGCGGGCTGCCACGGGGAGCCgggcacagacagacagacagccaaCCCTGGCAGCAGGGCCTCTCTCTGTGCATTGATGAtctgtctctgtgtgtatttatttagagagagagggagaagcatggagGACACCGGgggccactctctctctcacacacacactttttcccAGTGGCTCTAGGTGAATGGAAAGGTTACAGGATaataaaaggaggaggaggcggtGGGGTTCTTACTGTCGGAGCAGTGTAATTTGGCGGCGTCGATCCAGGAGGACCAGGGTTTGCCCAGAAACGCCTCCGGACTGGGCACTTTGCGATCCAGTGTCGCCATTGCTCTTCCTTCTTGTTGCTTTTTCCCTGTTCCTTCGGCAGCAGCAGCCGAGAGACACGGGATTCGAGAACGCTCCGACGTCATCTTCGGAACGTTCCGACATTGAGTGCTctgaaagggggagggagggagggacgggaGGAGGGCGCGGGGAGGCggcggaggaggggagagggagagagaggaggaggagccggggCCGGCGCTCGGCGCCCGGGGCCGGCTGGGCTCGCTGGGCGGTGCGCGGCCgccagaggcagcagagaggcGCCCGCAGCTCGCCGCGCGCCCGCCCGCCTGCGCGCCGGGGGAGGGGCCGCgcgccgggggaggggccggcgcGCCGGGGGAGGGGCCGCGCGCCCCACCAGCGCCGCGTGCCGGGGCCGGGAGGCTGCGGCGAGCGCGCGCGTGGAGGTGCTGCGGCACCGCCGCCTCCGCCGCTTCGTGCGCCCGGCGGCCGGAGCCCGCGTCCGAAGAGCCGGGGCCTGCGGGGCTTGCGGGGCTTGCGGGGCTTGCGGGGCTTGCGGGGCAGGGCCGGCGGGTGGGCTGGCCGGGGAGAGGCACTCCCCGGGGCCGGAGGCGGGGAGGTCTTCCCCGCAGAGTGGCCGCCAGACGACGGAAAGTTTTTTGCACGCAGCCCTTCCAGCGTGTCCTTCCCTCGCCGGCTCCCCGTCGTCCACGGTGAGGCGCCCCCCACGGAGACCCACCCCCACCGCCGCGGCCCAGTGAGGGGAAGCGGGGCAGGGTTTTCCCCCCTCCCAGCATCCCAAGCCCGGGAGGGACCCCGGTGATGACCTCTCCTGCTAGCCACCACTcccttgtccctttctctctcctgtcacGGCGGACCTTGGGACCGTGGAGGATTCCGCGGATGCCTTTGGGAGCTGAGACCCGTGGGTAGATGGAAGTGGTTCTAAAACGCAGGTGAGTTTGGGGCAAGGCCAGTTGCCTACCCAGCTCAGTCAGGCTGCGGGACATTGCAAAGCTCAAAACTCAGGGCCGCGGTGCCCCCAGATGCTCCGCGCGATGCGTGTCTCGGGCTCTCCGCGAACCCCTGCGCAGACCTTGCTGCAGGATCACGGTAGCGGGAGAGCCCGCTCGCCGCACGGAAGACGCTGCTTACTGGCCCAAGCCCATGGAGCAGTTTCCAGCGCTCCCTACCGTGATTCGACGGTGGCCGGGATTAGCGTTTGCAACCTAGGCCAGGAATCGGACTCCTGGGAGCATACACTCCAGGCGTAACTGCTCTAGCCAGTTGGAAAGGATGCGTTAGATTTCCTCTGAATTTTGGGTGTTTGACGCTTTAATTGagatttctcctcctctccctcggGGTAAGCAGCAAAGGCCTTAAAAGGTCTTCTGgtattgctttctctcttttggaaTCCTTTCCTTTACTAGGAATTACCTAAAATAGATGGAACTCCCCTACTATCGATTTCATTTTCCCCTGTACTCTTTTAGTTCTTACCACTTTTGTTTCTGCCCTGTGGCTGAAACACACTGATTTGAGGTTTTTCCGTACTGCGTTCTATCCTGCCTATGCCATCTATCTAATGTCCCTGCACTTGGCATGCTGTACCTCAAACCAGGTTTAGGATGAGCAATGAAGGAGGAGCTATGGATTGGTTGTGGTATTTGTGGGAATGGGCTTGTGTTTCATCAGACCCAGACAAGTTTGATTTGCCTCTGCTGTCTTTGGAAGGGTTTCTACAAAGGAACCACTAAGTGGCTGAGATGCCAGGGAGAATTCTCATTTTAAGAATTGGTGGGTATTAACAAAGATGTGTTACTTTTTGACCTCTTAGGATATGCTAGACACTGTGCTTGACATTTCATTCcaaatatccatccatccatccatccaacaaataTTGCCTATCATGGACAAGTGCCTTccacagaggaagacaaatgagACCTAGCCCCTTGTATAGATGCAGTCTGGTGGTCTCTATGGAAGAAGGAAAGTGTAAAACTTATCAACTCCTTGGAAAAACAAGACAAGTGCCCAGCGACTGGCCAGAGCAGTGAACCGTATGGTCTCACAGAGCTGCGCCTTTTCATAAGAGGAACCAGATTCTAGTTTGGAATGACCAGAAAAATGTGTCACAGAGAAGATGGGATTTGCTCTGCACCTTAGAGATTGGGGAGGATGTATCATGGTAAGGTGAAGACTGGTTTCGCCAAGGGAAGGGGATCGATGGTATTCATGGAGGTTTCAAACTGAGCACAAGCTTGGTGTGTTTGAGGGGGGGTGAATGTGGTTTACCTGGGATGATGAGTTATTATTGGGGATTTGGAAGTATAGTTAGGCCTGGGTCAAATTATGGAAGGCACTGAATGCCCACCTAAAGAGTCTGCGTTTTGTTTGACAATGGGGAGCCCCTAAAGGGGCTTTCTGGTGTGTAAGGGTGAGTAGAAAGTGTGATTTAGAAAGGTTGTGGTGCCCAGGACTTCTTGGATATGGAAGCAGGTTAGGAGTAGTGTTGCAGTATTCGTGGTGTGAAGAAATGAAGGCCAAATGAACTTTGGTGGTCCCGTACAGGTAGAGGAGGGGACAGGTGTGAAAGACTGTGAAGAGAGCGCCTCATTGAAGGGTATGTTGTATGACTGGGTTTGGGGAGAGATAGAGCTCAGATGCCTAGGTAATTAGATCCTAGAACATCTTCCCTTCCCCAACTGCTTCCTTGTTTTCCTcccgcttgtgtgtgtgtgtgtgtgtgtttgtgtgtgtgtgtgtgtttatttctctaTTGCATGTACAAGGGAAGATGTGGTAGGCAGCCTCTAAGATGATGCCAGTGATTCCCACATCCTGGTATTGACGCACTTAGGTGATTCCCTCCCCTTCAGGGTGGGCTGGACCTAGGGACTTGCCACTAACAAACAGAATATATCAAAACGAATGTGATGTCACGTCTGAGGTTAGGTTACAAAAAGACTGTGGCTTCTATCTTGTTCACTCTTGCTCTTCCTGGAAGCCCCCTGCCATCTCATGAGCCACCTTATGGAGAGGCACGGGAGCATGGAACTGGGGGAGGCCTCTGGCCAACAATCAGTGAAGAACTGAGCCCTTGGTCCAACAGCCCATGAGGTGCTGAATCTTGTCAATAGTCATGTGAGTGAGTTTGGAAGCATATTTTTCTCCAGCCAAGCCTTGAGATGAGACGACAGCCCTAGCCCATGCATGTGAGAGACCCTGGGGCAGAGGCACCCAGTTAAGTCGTGCCTGGATTCTTGACCCCCCTAAACTATGAGATAATTAGTGTTTGCTGTTTTAAGTTGTTAAATTTGGGGATAACTTGTTGCATAAGAATGCATAACTAATACAGAATGCTTTGCATATGAAATGATGAGATAACAAAGGCAAAATTCCTTGGTCCTCATTTGAGCTTCCTGTGAGTTGTCTACCATCCTTGCCAGCTTGGTGGGACTGGTTTACTCTAGTATCTCCTACATGTTGAGTTTGGTAGTTTACCTTTATCTCTGGGTACtccagttttttgctttttagactCAATCACTATTCTACGGAAAGAATTCACCAATGACAAGGTCATGATGTAACTGTTAGAAACAAGTCCTTACTGATCATGATGCTGTTGCACTGGTGCCCTTACAACCCTGCCATCCTTGAGGTGTGTGGAGAGTAAAGTGACAAAGGGACTTGAGCCCAGTGGTTGGGAGCTTCTAGAAAATTCTCTTCTCTCAGGGGCCATTTTGAACCACCCAAAAAACCAAAGGTGGCTTCTCTGGAGGAGTCAGGTCACCTCAGTCTCAGAGAAATAAGGTAGTGGTccagtattttgttttatgtttttacttttattttattttaatttttttttggtccagTATTTTAATATGAGTTTACACCCCCGGCCAAGTCTCTCAAGTTGAGATTACTTCTACAGAGCACCCCTAAGCTGGCATGACATCCTAAATATTATTCCCTTCTAGCTGGGAGCATTTGGGTTTATAACATAGTAAAGTAGGGGCTGGAACCTACAAGCGGTTTAACATCTCTACAAAACTGACGTTGGCTACATTGCGTGTTTGACTGATAATCAGAACGTGTGTGTATTACCGCAGTTAGACTTCTGGAGTATAATTTGCGGTTTCTACTCTCAACTTTGCCCAGTGTCTCCAGCCACTCTAGAGATCATAATACCAACTTGGTGAAACTCTAACCTACCTATGACTTAGTAACTGGAGAACATGGCTGTCAATTAAATTATACCACTGGGAGCCCGACAAGGAAGGAAGCATTGCTCATCAGACCACTAGACTTTCAGACTTGACTTTGGATGAAAACTGAGGTCAGTCAGGAATAGTATTTGGGTCAACACGGTGCGTAAATAGTGTTATATACATGTCTGTACTTACATATCAACTATACATATGGCAAATTTATGGTAGACTTGAATTCCTTCTGGTAATAAAGAGTTACAAATACTGATAGTGGCAACAAGAATCCTACACATTCTTAATAGGTACAAATTGACCCACAAAACAGTCACTGAAGGCATATTAGTATCATGTCTATGTGATAAAACTGTCTAGCAAAAGTAGAACACTTTCTTCTCTTCATGATTAATGTTTGGGAAGATAAAaggggtataaatatttttattgtttgttatctttcttagaaaaataacagtggttgatttaattaaaaaggaGACGCTAACATAGACCAAATAAAGAAATCCGTTCCACAGAGACGGCCGTGGAAAATACCTGTGTAATTTGAGTACCACCTGGTTCGGGAGAGCGGTGCGTCTGATCCACAGCCTGCATTCACTTAGTCTGATTCATGTGCTGTTTTACCTCATTattgaaaagaagagaagaggtaATATTAGCTCTCTCATTTGAGGATATTAAGCCCCTGCTGGGGTCGAGGTGCTTGCTGTGTGTGCACCTTACTTCCTACCTAGACTGTTGGGGGGAGCTCCCTGGAGGGGACGAGGAGAAAATGACATTCCATTAGAATGAGGCATCCCTGGAATTGTTTGATGTTCTTTGTCTTAATTGAATCCATCTATCCCATCTGCCACTCTTCTCTCTAAATTTATTTCCCAAACCCACTCTCTCCGAGCATtgtaatggggggggggggatttgtTACGTACGTTGTTACCTTTTATAAGAGCTCACCGCAGCTGGAGAGCAGGTGTGCTGTCTCTGTCGCCTTGTTAGACAAGGTtgcctgcctcttccctgcccctcacATGTCGCCAGATCAaaggggatggggagaaaagaCCCCCAGTAGCAACGGGAGTAGGGAAGAAAATAGGGATTCCAGGCTTTGGGTTATTGGTTTCCATATAAGGCCCTAGACATGTGTCTGGTTTAAATAACAGGGACTTTAGTGATAAACGGAACTACAAAAACATACAATTTGCATTCTGACTCTAGCAAAAAGGTCCATAACGGGAATGCGTGGCCTTGAGGGACAGCTGCCTGGACAGCCCTGGCAGACTCATGGGAGGCTCTGATGTCTCAGGGCTTCCTGGAACCCCTTGGCTGCTGCAGGCTGAGGAGGCCTCTGCTCCCAAGTGTCCCTTGCTCTTCCTCAGGAGTCAGGAGAAAAGATAGCATCTCTTTGGcatcatcaaatttttaaaaattaaaaaaaaattttttataagattttatttatttgacagagagagatcacaagtacgcagagagttaggtggggggggggcaggctccccgctgagcagagagcccaatgtggggctcgatcccaggaccctgagatcatgacttgagtcagaggcagaggctttaacccactgagtcacccaggcacccccagagaaaTCACTTTTGGCCCTtcatctaaatataaatatagacaaaCGTTAAGACTCATGTGCACTTATTAATTGGAGCAAAGCCCAGccccctgacctcccacccctccaaacTCACCGGTTCATATAGCTGGGGAGGCGGAGCAGGGTGAGCGCGGGCTTGAGATCGGCAGGTGGTAAATGAGAATTGCTCTTCAGTCATTGGCTTGAGAACCCTTCTTCATCCCACCCAACCTCAGTTTTACAGTCTGTTAAATGGGTACCAAGGCTCTTCTCTTCAGATGGTTGTGAGGATGAAGTGAGATCCTGGCTATGGAGCCCCCAGCCGAGGGCCTGGTGCACCGTGGAGCACTGTAATTGTTTGCTATGATTATTACTTTAGCTACAATGCGTTGTGTAGACAACAGCGGCTAGTCCGAAACAGGCTGATCCTCTGACGCTGGGAGGGCTCCTGTGGTTGCTTCTGACCATCCTTCTATttagaaaggaaaccaaagctcctGTTCCTTTGTATGGGCCTACTGTCCCACTTCCACTGGCGGAGACTTCTGTCAGCAATCTTATGCCTGAAACTTCATTTGATGTGGACTTCAGGGCTGCGTGCATACCCCTTTGTTCTGGGGAAGGCCCTACAAGACTTTTCTGTTCTGCCCAAATTCCATGTGCCTGGAGGCAAAACTGCTTTTGCGCGCCCGGTAAATACTTGTCCTGATAATAAGCCGAGTGGGGTCTCCACAAATTACTTCCTCCCTCCAAAAGCAATTTATTGTCAATATTATATTCTAAAGGTTACATGTGGATGTATTCCCATGAGATAGTGAAAGAGTAATGATAAGGAGAAAATTCCTTTTGAGTATTTCCTTCCAAAGTGGACATATCCCTGGTCCCACGTCACTTCCATACACCCCAAATCTGAAAGTGGTTGTCCAAGCCATTCTCTAGATGTCTCTCTGCTGTCTATATTTATCATTATAGACATAGATGGTATTGCCACATGTTCTTTTGAACACAAACAGCATCATTTTGTGGAGAGATGGGGTTTGTCCCTGGCTGAGAAAGAAGACTCGCGTGAGCTTTTAAAACAAGATCGACAGGTGCAACAGactgttttgtgaatatttttctgtaGCAGTTTTCTTTTGTCACACATAATGACTGCATGTCATTATAGGTAGAAATACCTCCTTTTAAActgctgcatactattccataaGATGTTCTGGAGTCTGTTTTCCTAGTGATAGGCATTGAGGTTTCTGGTTTTACAAAAAACAGAGTGGTcagcatctttatttttagatCTGCTTCCTGGGCACATGAGGGAGTATTTCTACCTAAAAGTAGAACTGCTGGGtgtgtgcattttaaattttcGTAGGTCTGCCAAAATGTCTTCTGAAATAGCTGATTGATTCTTGCTCCCACTAGCAGCGTAGGATGGGCCCATTGTCTCGTGCTCTAATTCCTACCCaaagttttcaaacattttaatttcgCCAGTGTTAGGGTAAAAACATATCTTGTTTAAAATTTGTGCTTCCCTCATTTCTGAAATACTTTTGAGGATTTGTTCTTATGTCCATTGTATTTTCACTCTGTAAATTGCTGTTAATAACTTTTGATGATTTCTTATTGGCATTTTCAGATCTTTTTATTGACTCTTAGGAATTCTCTATACATTCTAGATTGATAGCTTTTGtctgaaaataatgtaattttccaGCTTGATGCTTGTCTTCTTTTAACCTTGTGTGTGACgtattttctatgtatatgtatatattttttaatttggttgtaGTTAGGTGTATTAGATTTTTTCCTTGAggctttttgtcttttgtgtcttGCTTAAGAAGaccttcccaaggtcacaaaatattttcttacattctttctttatgctttacaggtttttgtttttacattaagCTCTTAGATATTTTTGGTTAACGATGTGAagtaaaaacttaatttttgatcttttcccagttACCAATTTCCCCAGGCGTATACCGAAGAGCTTAGCCTTTCTTTCCACAGAGATCCTTCATATACTCACTTCCCAAATACAAAGGTCTGTTTCTGAGCTCCCTTTTCTGTTCCACGGTTTGGCCTGTTTTTTCCATACCAGTCCACAGTTTAATTGCTCttgttttataatatgttttggtGGTGTATcagggaaaaaatgtttcttttccacTATGGACTGAGAATCCGCTGTCTTGGTCTGTTtgggttgctgtaacaaattaccacggACTGAAgggcttaaaaacaacaaaaatgtcttgctcacaattttggaggctggaagtcagggACTGTGATGTTGGAAAATGCAGTGTTCAGTGAGGGTGTCTTGGTTCATAGACAGCACTTTTTTACCATATCCCCACGGGGTAGAAGGGGCGAGCTAGCTTTCTAGAGTCTCTTTGATAAAGGGTTCACCTTTACAACCCACTTTTCTCCCCCAGGccccaaaggccctacctcctgACACCATTACCTTCAGGAGTAGGATTTCAACCATATGAATTTGGTTGGGACACAATGATTCAGACCACAGTACTCTATTTCTTGGGAAGTATTTTTTATTCCTGAGAAACGTGTTATAGGTATCATTGTTCAACAGTTGTCATGGGGACATCTCATGGCAGAGACTGGGCCATGTGAGGAAGATCTTTGGAAACCTGACCTCATGCCTATTTCATGGCTACTGTAAAGTTTGGGCCTAATGGCCACAGCCAGCTTGGACTCTTGGGGAAAGCCTCCCCTAAGGTGATTTACCAAATATCTTAgccttaagaaaatgaatttttttaaaagattttatttatttatttgacagagagagcaagtaggcagagaggcaggcagagagagaggaagggaagcaggccccctgctgagcagagagcccgatgcaggactcgatcccaggaccccgagatcatgacctgagctgaaagcagtggcttaacccactgagccaccgaggcgccctagGAAAATGAATTATTGAGAAATTATCCTTCCAACTATCTGAAAAGGCCAACCCCTGTGGTTAGTGGTTGAGACTCTATGGGGATATTCCCATCTGTCAGTCATTCCAGGGTGAGAAGAAGGAGCCATGAGCACTAGAGGCTGAAGGAGAGGGTCACAGACCTGGGAAGAGGGCTGAGCTCTCCCCGGTGTGGGGAGCAGGTAGGTAAGAAGAGCCTCCAATGGGCCAATTGCCGGGCCTGGTAGTGTCCAATAGCAGACCCCTTCTGGGATGACCTGGCTATGAGTCAGGAATCATTCAAACCCAGTAACCAGTCATAAGGCTTTCTGTGTTGTCTTTACTTTTGCTTCCATCAAAGTTTTAAATGGCCTGATCTTAGGTAGGGGCGTTGTGGAAAATTGAGTCCTATCGCCATAAATGTAAGGTTATGTGATCGCCATAGATATAAGGTTGCAAGTTGCTAGCTTTCCTTCCTGCCAACCCTGTGTGGGagcaacaccattttttgaaagaagatgGCTGTTCCCACACCCCAGGAAGTGGCTAGGCCCAGAGCAAGCAGGGGACAGCCCCCAGCAGTTCCTAACGCCTTTCTTCTAGGCCCAATCCGATACCCTCAAAAGGAGGAAATCCTGAAAATGAGAGGCCAGAGTTTGGGTGATCTTTATATGACAGAAAATAGAAGCCTGGTATCCTTAAGTTCATCAAACAGTCACTGTGGAACTTAAGAGTACAGACCAGGTCTCTGTCTGGAGGCCTGCTGACTCACAGATGACTACGTCCCAAGAATGATACTAGGGCTAAAAAGTGCCATTTCCATATAGGTCAGTGCTTCTCAACCAGGGTTGATTTCACCACTGCCCCTCCTCACTCCAAGGATATCTGGCAACGGCTGGAGACATTTGTGGTTGTCCTGATGGGCTGGGGTGTACTACTGGCATCTAGCAGGTACAGGCTGGGGATCCTGGTAAAAATCCTACCATTAGGTGAACGGGAAGATttatccagccccaaatcctAGCGATAAGATCCAGAAACCCTGATGTAGGACAACCAATTGCtagtttcctctctttctttttcatttccagagaATGAATACCTAAGCCCCAGCAACTTCGTTGCCATAATGGGCTTCCTTCCTCTCACAGAAACCAGTAATAGTACGGCAGGGCTGTGAGACCCATCGTCCATCGCTACGAGTTAAATCCTAGGTTTTTGCCCTTTCAGTGCATGAAAGCCAAATTATATTATTGGATGAATTGGTAGAATCAAAGGAAATGGATATAGTT
This genomic stretch from Mustela erminea isolate mMusErm1 chromosome 11, mMusErm1.Pri, whole genome shotgun sequence harbors:
- the ATXN7L1 gene encoding ataxin-7-like protein 1 isoform X9, giving the protein MTSERSRIPCLSAAAAEGTGKKQQEGRAMATLDRKVPSPEAFLGKPWSSWIDAAKLHCSDNVDLEEAGKEGGKNREVMRLNKEDMHLFGHYPAHDDFYLVVCSACNQAVKPQVFQAHCGRKQDNKTNEAISRNGPENSQAIEENQV